AATCATTTCAGCCAGAACCGCACTTGCCCAGTCTTTATCAATCACCGCGCTGGCACCCTTTAAATGGTTGCCCTGGCTGACAACCGGAATACCACCACCGCCGACGGTAATCGCCACGTGACCGGCATCCAGAAGTGCTTTCACCGAATCTTTCTCGATAATATCCTTCGGTTTCGGAGAGGCCACAACGCGCCGCCATCCGCGACCAGAATCTTCGCGAACGTCCACGCCCTGCACCATCAGTTTCTCGGCTTCACTTTTGCTGAGGAATGAGCCAATGGGTTTGCTCGGTTCAATAAAGGCCGGGTCATGTTTATCTACCAGCACCTGAGTTATCAGCGTGGTCACCGGTTTGTTGATACCTCTGTTCAGCAACTCTTCACGTAACGCATTTTGCAGATCGTAGCCGATGTACCCCTGGCTGAGTGCCACGCACACTGACATGGGTAATGTCTGGCTTCCATGCTGAAAAGCCGCCGCTTCAAAAGCCTGATGAATCATACCTACCTGTGGGCCGTTCCCGTGAGTAATGACCAGTTCATGCCCCTGGGCAATCAAATCGACAATCGCCTTTGCGGTAATTTTGACGGCGTGCATCTGCTGCTGAAGATCCTCACCGAGGGCATTGCCACCCAGCGCCAGCACAATTCTCTTTTTCATTTTAAATTCCTTGTGGTAAATGGCTTACGATGTAAAAAACGTCCATGCCCCGCATAACCTGTGAACACGCCGTCGCGCCACACTACCTCACCGCGTGACAGTGTCACGACAGGAATGCCGCGCAATGCCATTCCTTCATAGGGTGAGTAATCCACGTTGTCGTGCAGGGATTCATGGCGAACGATGCCGGTCCTGTTCGGGTCAAACAACACGATGTCCGCGTCGGCGCCCTCCTGAAGTGAGCCTTTTTGCGGCCACAGGCCAAATAATTTGGCAGGGGTGCTGCTACAGAGTTCGACAAAACGAGACGGGGTAATCCGACCCGTGGCAACACCCTCGGTAAACATCAGCGACATACGGTTTTCAACGCCGGGCAAACCGTTTGGACAGCGAGTGAAATCACCGTTGGAAAGCGCAACACGCTGGGAATATGGGAAGGTGCAATGGTCGGTGGCGACAGTGTCGATGGCTCCATCGCAAATCCCCTCCCAAAGCTGTTCCTGCTGGGCTTTATCACGCAGCGGTGGGCTGAGAATAAACTTCAGAGCATCCGGCTGGCGGTATTCATCTTCGTCCAGCAGGAGATATTGTGGGCAGGTTTCAACCCAAACAGGCTGCCCTTTATGGCGAGCAGCACGCAATACATCCAGCCCTGCGCCATTTGACAGATGGACAATATAAAGCGGCGCGTTTCCTGCCAGTTGCGCAAGATGAACGACTCGCGAAATGGCCTCCGTTTCGCAGGCAATGGGCCGACTACGGGCGTGCCAGATAGCTTGTGTTTTTCCTTCCTGCACAAATTGCTCAACACGGTAGCGAATGGCTGCATCATTTTCCGGATGAACGGTGACCAGCGCACCGACGCGCTTCAGTTCACTGAGCGCTTTTAAGATGGCGGTGTCGTCAAGTTTGTACTGGTAGGTGAGATAAATTTTAAAGCTGCTGATGCCTTCATCCACCACCATCGAGGCCATTTCACTGAGAATATCCGCGTCGATATGCTGGATAACGCCATGAAAAGCATAATCAATGACGGCTTTTCCTGCCGCGTACTCGTGGTACTTTTCCAGTTGATGATGAAGGCTACAACCTTTGGGGCCAAAACCCATGTGATCGATAATGGTTGTGGTCCCACCGCAGGCGGCAGCGCGGGTGCCGGTAAAAAAATCATCGCAGCTGCGAGCAAGACCGACATCGATATTAAAATGGGTATGTGCGTCTATGCCACCGGGCATGACCAGGCAACCGGAGGCGTCGATGATCTCTGTGTCATCGTCAGGCGTAATATGGCTTTCGCGCCTGGCTATCTTGCCATCTTCCAGCAGCAAATCCTGGCGATACTCGCCCCACTCATCTACAACGGTCCCGCCCTGGATTAAGCATTTCATCTTTAACCCTGCCGTGTTGGATAAACATGAAGCGGGTGAGAAACCCACCCGCTATGGCACTTCTTGTTTAATGCTTACGCTCGGCCAGATACATCAGAGGAATCGCGGCGTACATGGCAGCACAAGTCACCAGGTGGGCTTTCCAGGTTTTTTCATTCGGGGCATGCGCTTCTGGCTCTTTGCCTGGACCGAAGCCAATAACCGGAATACCGTGGCGGCCCATAATAGAAACGCCATTCGTCGAGAAGGTCCATTTATCTACCACAGGATCTTTATTGAACAATCCCTGATAGGCCTGGCTGAGGGTTTTGACCGTAATATGGTCTTCTTCCACTTTCCAGGTTGGGAAATAGCATTCGGTAGGATAGACAAGGCCAGTCCATGCCGGGCGTTCGTAGTTGTACATGCTAACGGTGGCTTTCGCGGCCTTCACGGCGGGCAGAGCGCGGATCTCTTCTAACGCGTTTTCCCAGCTTTCGCCCCAGGTCAGGCGGCGGTCAATGGACACGGCGCAGCTGTCTGCAACGGCGCAACGGCTTGGCGAGGTGAAAAATATTTCTGAAACCGTGAGCGTACCTTTGCCGAGGAAGTCGTCGTATTTAAGGTGGTTATTCAGTTCCTGCAACTCGCCAAGAATCGGCCCCATTTTGAAGATAGCGTTGTCGCCACGCTCTGGTGCGGAACCATGGCAGCTCACCCCGTGCACATCAACACGAATCTCCATGCGTCCGCGTTGCCCACGGTAAATCTGGCAGTCTGTCGGTTCGGTACTGACGACAAATTCCGGGCGAATTTTCGATTGTTCAATAATGTACTGCCAGCACAAACCGTCGCAGTCTTCCTCCTGAACGGTCCCGGTGACCAACAGGGTGTAGTCGCCTTCCAGCCCCAGATCTTTAATGATTTTCCCGGCGTAAACCATGGACGCCATTCCACCTTCCTGGTCAGACGAACCTCTACCGCCGATAATTTCGTCATCTTCCATCCCTTTGTACGGATCGAAGTCCCAGTTTTTGATATTGCCGATACCAACGGTGTCGATGTGCGCATCCATGGCAATCAAGTGTGGCCCATGGCCGATATAACCGAGAATATTGCCCATTGGGTCAATTTCAACTTTGTCGAAGCCCACCTTTTCCATTTCTTCTTTAATGCGGTGAACGACGCGTTTTTCATCACAACTTTCACTTGGGATAGCAATCATATCGCGCAAAAAACGGGTCATATCCGCTTTGTAATGTTCGGCTTTCGCGACGATGTCACTGAATGGAATTTTAGTCATTTTGATGCTCCTGATTGTTGCAACCTGAGATACTGTGTTTCCCTTCCCATACGACTTCCCGGTAATGCTGAACGTCGGTGTCTCCTTCGGTGCTTATCAGCAGAACGCGGGATTGATCATTGAGACCGAGTCGTTGCATGAGGCTATTTTTTTCTGGGTGGAACATCACCGCAGCCAGAACGCCCATAGTGACTGCGCCTGATTCTCCAGAGATGATTGCAGCATCACCACGAAGCGGATTACCCAAAACGCGCATGCCCAGAGCGGCGACACGGTCGTCGCACGAGATGAACTGGTGCGAACAGTTACGCAGTAATGGCCACCCTAGTGGATTAGGCTCACCACAGGCCAGTCCCGCCATAATGGTGTTCATTTCGCCGGCTACCGCGGTTAGGGTTCCACTACATCCTGAACGATAAATGCAATCGGCACGTTCGGGCTCTACGGTGACGCTATGCAGCGCTTGCGCGCCATACACATCAACCAGATAGCCTAATACCCCAGCCGCCATAGCCCCGACACCGGCCTGCAAAAAGACATGTGTGGGGGGCTGAGGCATTTGCTCTACCGCTTCGACGGCAAGCGTGGCGTAACCTTGCATGATCCAGGTTGGGATCTGCGTGTAACCTTCCCATGCAGTGTCCTGCACGACTTCCCAGCCGTGTTCGGCAGCAGTACGCATAGTCAGACGTACCGTATCGTCATAGTTCATGTCAGTGACGATGCATTCAGCACCCAGGCGGGTGATGTGATCGACGCGTTCCTGGGAAGAGCCTTTAGGCATGTAAATCACAGCATGTTGGCCAAGCTCTTTTGCTGCCCAGGCCACCCCACGACCGTGGTTACCGTCAGTTGTGGTAGCAAAGGTCATTTTTTCTTGTTTGGCATTTCGGCACTTTTCGAAAGAAAAGTGTTGAATGTCGAGGTGGTATTTTTCGCAGTACAGGCGAGCGATGGCGTACGCTCCACCTAGCATTTTGAACGCGTTCAAACCGAAACGTTGGGACTCGTCTTTTACCCACACATTCGCTACGCCGAGCTGGTTGGCAAAGCCACTGAGCGAATGCAAGGGCGTGGGTTGATAACCAGGCAGTTGCTGATGAAAAGCCTTAGCCTGCAAGGCAGGCTCACGGGAAAACAGCGCCATGCTTTCGCCGTTAAACCGGGAATTATCAGCAATCTTCATCGGAATCGAAAACCGAGACATCTCGTGCTCCTTGTTATCGTCGCATTATTTGATTCGTGGCTGTGCTTCACGCAACAGTTGCGCCAGAACGTCACCAGGGCGTGCGTATTTTCTTGCCAGAATCATGGCCGCGATGATGTATGGCTTCCAGCTCGCCTCTTTGTAAGTGGCAATGCGATAGCGTTCAAACACACTTTCTTCTACTTCGCCGGCCTCACAGGACACGCCGCTAATGTCTGCTGGCAGACAGTGCATATACAGCGCCTTGCCCCCTTTCGTACGCTTCATTAGCTCTTCCGTGCAGTGCCAGTCTTTGTGCAGAGCGTTTTGTTGCAGGCACGATTTTTCGAGGTCTTTAAGACCCTGTTCATCATTGGCATACAGAAGCTCGGTGCGTGTCTGCATGACCTGCCATGGCGCCCAGGATTTGGGATAAACGATATCCGCACCGCTAAAGGCTTCTTCCATGGAGCTCACCTGGCGGAAGCTACCACCGCTTTCAGTTGCGTTCTTACGCGCAACGTCCAGCACATCGGGTATCAGGTCATAGCCTTCCGGGTGAGCCAGGGTGACGTCCATACCGAAGCGGGTCATCAAACCAATAATGCCTTGTGGAACTGAAAGTGGTTTGCCGTAGCTAGGCGAATACGCCCATGTCATCGCGATTTTCTTGCCTTTGAGCTTATCTAACCCACCAAAGTGCTCTTTCAGCCAGGCAAGATCCGCCATTGACTGAGTAGGATGGTCAATGTCGCATTGCAGGTTGATCAACGCCGGACGCTGCGGCAGCACGCCTTGTGCAAAGCCATCATCAAGCGCTTCACCCACTTCGCGCATATAGGCATTGCCTGCGCCAAGATACATGTCGTCACGAATGCCGATGGCATCAGCGCAGAAGGAGATCATATTGGCGGTTTCACGTACCGTTTCACCGTGAGCAATTTGAGATTTGCCCTCATCCAGGTCTTGCTGCGCCAGGCCTAGCAAATTCAGCGCCGAGGCATAAGAGAAACGCGTTCTGGTGGAGTTATCACGGAAAACGGAAATCCCCAGGCCACTTTGAAACACGCGGGTCGCCATATTTTCTGCCCGCATCGCCTTCAGCGCCTCAGCAATGCTCAGCACCTGCTGCAATTCGCTGTGTTTCTGCTCCCAGGTAAGTAGAAAATCTTTACTGTGAAGATCTGACGGTAGTCCATTAATTGTTTCAATTAACCCTGCAATTGAGTTCATGACACTTGACCTCTGTGATTGAAAATAGGTGCGAATTTCGCCGCATTCTGGCGCTGATAGAGAGCTAACAACATTCGTGCCAATCTCGGGTTTTAATGAACGACCCGTTTTAATATGTGAAGAAGATCGAGTTTTAATATGTAATTCAAAGAAATCGCTGATTCATTGAGAAGAAATAAAACTGAATGGTAGAAGACATGATGAATTAAGGGTGGAGCACAGGGGTAAGGGAGCTTAAAAACCCGCTCAAAATGATAAATAAAAAAAGTTTCTCAATGTGATATGTATCAAATGTTCAGATTCGCCTGGCGGAACCTGAAATGTGACGAGTTCAACCCTGAAATACAGGTATCACTTATGTCAGAGAAGAAAGCAGCCCATAAAAACATGGGAACATTAATGCGGGTACAGCCCACGGTGGCTCATTTCACCCAGTTATTACACCGGGTTTTATTGCTGGAAGTTGAAGTTATTGATAATCATTTCGTTCGCGTAGCCGGAACAGGAATATACGGCAGCGGGCTGGGTGAAATTCCCGAAACGAATAACCAGTTGTTGCGTTCCGTTATTGAAACCGGGAAAGAAAAAGTGGTTCTCCACTCGAAACTAGACCCACTTTGTTCAGAGTGTAAAGGCCGCGACGGTTGCCATGAACTGGCGTTTATCGGCGTTCCTGTTCTGCATGACAATGTCTGTCTGGGGGTCATTAGCCTGATTGCCACCAACCAGGATCAGCATCAACGTTTGTGTGATAACAGTCAGATGTTTATCCAGTACATCAAGCATATCTCAACGTTGGTTATCAATAACCTGGCCAAAACCAA
The nucleotide sequence above comes from Buttiauxella selenatireducens. Encoded proteins:
- the arcC gene encoding carbamate kinase; its protein translation is MKKRIVLALGGNALGEDLQQQMHAVKITAKAIVDLIAQGHELVITHGNGPQVGMIHQAFEAAAFQHGSQTLPMSVCVALSQGYIGYDLQNALREELLNRGINKPVTTLITQVLVDKHDPAFIEPSKPIGSFLSKSEAEKLMVQGVDVREDSGRGWRRVVASPKPKDIIEKDSVKALLDAGHVAITVGGGGIPVVSQGNHLKGASAVIDKDWASAVLAEMIDADMLIILTAVEKVAVNFNRPDQKWLDNITVDDAKRYIEQDQFAKGSMLPKVEAAMHFSASAPGRETLITLLEKASDGIAGKTGTRLRNM
- the hydA gene encoding dihydropyrimidinase gives rise to the protein MKCLIQGGTVVDEWGEYRQDLLLEDGKIARRESHITPDDDTEIIDASGCLVMPGGIDAHTHFNIDVGLARSCDDFFTGTRAAACGGTTTIIDHMGFGPKGCSLHHQLEKYHEYAAGKAVIDYAFHGVIQHIDADILSEMASMVVDEGISSFKIYLTYQYKLDDTAILKALSELKRVGALVTVHPENDAAIRYRVEQFVQEGKTQAIWHARSRPIACETEAISRVVHLAQLAGNAPLYIVHLSNGAGLDVLRAARHKGQPVWVETCPQYLLLDEDEYRQPDALKFILSPPLRDKAQQEQLWEGICDGAIDTVATDHCTFPYSQRVALSNGDFTRCPNGLPGVENRMSLMFTEGVATGRITPSRFVELCSSTPAKLFGLWPQKGSLQEGADADIVLFDPNRTGIVRHESLHDNVDYSPYEGMALRGIPVVTLSRGEVVWRDGVFTGYAGHGRFLHRKPFTTRNLK
- a CDS encoding YgeY family selenium metabolism-linked hydrolase, producing MTKIPFSDIVAKAEHYKADMTRFLRDMIAIPSESCDEKRVVHRIKEEMEKVGFDKVEIDPMGNILGYIGHGPHLIAMDAHIDTVGIGNIKNWDFDPYKGMEDDEIIGGRGSSDQEGGMASMVYAGKIIKDLGLEGDYTLLVTGTVQEEDCDGLCWQYIIEQSKIRPEFVVSTEPTDCQIYRGQRGRMEIRVDVHGVSCHGSAPERGDNAIFKMGPILGELQELNNHLKYDDFLGKGTLTVSEIFFTSPSRCAVADSCAVSIDRRLTWGESWENALEEIRALPAVKAAKATVSMYNYERPAWTGLVYPTECYFPTWKVEEDHITVKTLSQAYQGLFNKDPVVDKWTFSTNGVSIMGRHGIPVIGFGPGKEPEAHAPNEKTWKAHLVTCAAMYAAIPLMYLAERKH
- the dpaL gene encoding diaminopropionate ammonia-lyase, whose translation is MSRFSIPMKIADNSRFNGESMALFSREPALQAKAFHQQLPGYQPTPLHSLSGFANQLGVANVWVKDESQRFGLNAFKMLGGAYAIARLYCEKYHLDIQHFSFEKCRNAKQEKMTFATTTDGNHGRGVAWAAKELGQHAVIYMPKGSSQERVDHITRLGAECIVTDMNYDDTVRLTMRTAAEHGWEVVQDTAWEGYTQIPTWIMQGYATLAVEAVEQMPQPPTHVFLQAGVGAMAAGVLGYLVDVYGAQALHSVTVEPERADCIYRSGCSGTLTAVAGEMNTIMAGLACGEPNPLGWPLLRNCSHQFISCDDRVAALGMRVLGNPLRGDAAIISGESGAVTMGVLAAVMFHPEKNSLMQRLGLNDQSRVLLISTEGDTDVQHYREVVWEGKHSISGCNNQEHQND
- the ygeW gene encoding knotted carbamoyltransferase YgeW, with the protein product MNSIAGLIETINGLPSDLHSKDFLLTWEQKHSELQQVLSIAEALKAMRAENMATRVFQSGLGISVFRDNSTRTRFSYASALNLLGLAQQDLDEGKSQIAHGETVRETANMISFCADAIGIRDDMYLGAGNAYMREVGEALDDGFAQGVLPQRPALINLQCDIDHPTQSMADLAWLKEHFGGLDKLKGKKIAMTWAYSPSYGKPLSVPQGIIGLMTRFGMDVTLAHPEGYDLIPDVLDVARKNATESGGSFRQVSSMEEAFSGADIVYPKSWAPWQVMQTRTELLYANDEQGLKDLEKSCLQQNALHKDWHCTEELMKRTKGGKALYMHCLPADISGVSCEAGEVEESVFERYRIATYKEASWKPYIIAAMILARKYARPGDVLAQLLREAQPRIK